One window from the genome of Diceros bicornis minor isolate mBicDic1 chromosome 1, mDicBic1.mat.cur, whole genome shotgun sequence encodes:
- the LOC131408171 gene encoding LOW QUALITY PROTEIN: uncharacterized protein LOC131408171 (The sequence of the model RefSeq protein was modified relative to this genomic sequence to represent the inferred CDS: deleted 2 bases in 1 codon; substituted 2 bases at 2 genomic stop codons) yields the protein MGQTMTTPLSLTLDHWTEVRARAHELAVEIKKGRWQTFCTSEWPSLNVGWPPEGTFNLTIILAVRAIVFQERPGSHPDQRTYITVWQDLVQNPLPWVKPWVKAEKLSPRVLALQDAETRQKSKSTRTAESETPSAPPGVYPEIDPPPEWPPFSPPLYPSPAPGSQSGRRATGSGPSAGTRSRRRATPDGPDTTVALPLREYGAPAGPNQLSPLQYWPFSSSDLYNWKNNHSPFSENPAGLTALIESLMFSHQPTWDDCQQLLQALFTTEERERITQEARKNIRGTNGQPATIAEAEEGFPHNRPNWDYNTAEGREALSVYRRALVAGLRGAARRPTNLAKVREIQQGPTEPPSVFLERLMEAYRRYTPFDPSSEGQKASVIMAFIGQSAPDIKRRLQRLEGLQDYDLRDVVKEAEKVYHKRESEEEKXERERREAEEREDKRDRRQEKKLTKILAAVIKATGPDHRQSGNLGNAPRPGSRRRQPLDKDQCAYCKERGHWARECPKKRATPKVLSLGEDEEXRGRGSGPLPEPRVTLTVEGTPMSFLIDTGAEYSVLKQPLGKLKTKKSLVVGATGQKQYSWTTSQTVDLGKRRVSHSFLVIPECPTPLLGRDLLTKLKAQIDFAQPRPTVSWSAPTTMILALELEEEYRLHQQPKPRARLNTDKWLIEFPTAWAETGGLGTATRIPPVVIDLKAGALPIRVRQYPVSKEAREGIRPHIQRLLQQGILVPCQSPWNTPLLPVKKPGTNDYRPVQDLREINKRVQDLHPTVPNPYNLLSSLPPSRKWYTVLDLKDAFFCLRLHPKSQLLFAFEWRDPEVGIVGQLTWTRLPQGFKNSPILFDEALHRDLADFRIKNPQVTLLQYVDDLLLAAETPEDCEEGTKRLLAELGELGYRASKRKAQLCQKKVVYLGYTLKGGQRWLTDARKKTVTQIPAPTSARQPA from the exons atgggacagactatgacgacccccctctctttgaccttagaccactggactgaagtgagagcgagagcgcacgaattggcggtagaaataaaaaaagggcgttggcagactttttgcacctctgagtggccctccctcaatgtgggttggccccctgaggggacgtttaatctaactattatcctcgcggtgagggctattgttttccaggagagaccggggtcccatcctgaccaacgaacatatattacagtgtggcaggatctggtgcagaacccactcccgtgggttaagccatgggtaaaagcagaaaaactaagcccccgagtcctggcgctgcaggatgcggagacacggcaaaaatcgaaatcaactcgaacagcggagtcggagaccccttcggccccc cccggggtctaccctgagattgaccctcctcccgaatggccccctttctcgcctcccctttacccctcccccgctccaggatcgcaatcaggacggagggcgactggctcgggtccctccgctggaacccgaagccgccgcagagccactccggacgggcctgataccacggtggcgctcccgctaagagagtatggagctcctgcggggcccaaccagctgtcacccctccagtactggcctttctcttcctcagacctgtataactggaaaaataaccattcccccttttcagaaaaccccgccggattaaccgccctgatagagtccctaatgttttcccatcagcccacttgggatgactgtcaacagctcttacaggcactcttcaccacggaggagagagaaagaatcacacaggaagcaagaaagaatatccgaggcaccaacgggcagccggcaacgatagctgaggcggaagaagggtttccgcacaaccgaCCCAActgggactataacacggctgaaggtagggaggcgctgtccgtttatcgccgggctctagtggcgggtctccggggagccgcaaggcggcccaccaatttggctaaggtaagagagattcAGCAAGGACCCACCGAACCCCCCTCCGTTTTtctagaacgattgatggaggcttaccgcaggtacACGCCCTTTGATCCGtcctcggaagggcaaaaggcctctgtcattatggcctttattggacagtctgccccagatataaaaaggagattacaaaggctagaggggctgcaggactacgacttgcgggacgtggtaaaggaggctgaaaaggtgtatcataaaagagagagtgaggaggaaaagtgagagagagagagaagggaggctgaagagagggaagataagagagataggagacaagagaagaaactgaccaaaatactggccgcagtgataaaggcgacagggccagatcataggcagtcagggaacctgggcaacgccccacgaccaggctcaCGCAGACGGCAACCCTTggacaaggaccaatgtgcctattgtaaggagagaggacactgggcaagggagTGCCCCAAGAAAAGGGCCACACCCAAGGTGTTGTCTTTAGGAGAGGACGAAGAATAGCGGGGACGGGGCTCGGGCCCCCTCCCCGAGCCTAGGGTAACCCTAACCGTCGAGGGGACCCCTATGAGTTTTCTGATTGACACTGGAGCTGAATACTCAGTACTGAAGCAGcctttggggaaattaaaaacaaagaagtcCTTGGTTGTCGGAGCCACTGGGCAGAAACAATACTCATGGACCACTTCCCAGACAGTGGACCTGGGGAAAAGAAGGGTGTCCCATTCCTTCCTAGTAATTCCTGAATGCCCAACCCCGTTGCTAGGTCGAGACCTTTTAACCAAACTAAAAGCCCAAATAGATTTTGCTCAACCTCGGCCTACAGTATCCTGGTCCGCACCTACCACCATGATATTGGCCCTGGAGCTAGAGGAAGAATATCGGCTCCATCAGCAGCCTAAGCCTAGAGCTCGGCTCAATACCGATAAGTGGCTGATCGAATTTCCAACGGCATGGGCTGAAACCGGGGGACTAGGGACGGCTACGAGAATTCCCCCAGTCGTGATAGATCTTAAGGCCGGAGCCCTCCCGATAAGGGTGCGTCAATACCCAGTAAGCAAAGAGGCCAGAGAAGGAATCCGCCCCCATATCCAGAGGCTACTCCAACAAGGGATCCTAGTTCCTTGCCAATCCCCTTGGAACACCCCCCTCTTGCCTGTAAAGAAGCCTGGGACTAatgattataggccggtccaggatttgagaGAGATAAATAAGAGAGTGCAGGATTTACACCCTACCGTGCCAAACCCATACAACTTGCTCAGCTCCCTCCCACCATCACGAAAATGGTACACTGTcttggacctgaaagatgcattcttctgccTGCGGCTTCACCCGAAAAGCCAATTGctttttgctttcgagtggcgcgaccctgaGGTGGGAATTGTTGGGCAATtgacttggacaagactgccCCAGGGGTTTAAGAACTCCCCTATCCTGTTTGATGAAGCCCTCCACAGGGACTTGGCTGATTTTAGgattaaaaaccctcaagtgactcttttacagtacGTGGATGACCTTCTATTAGCAGCAGAAACTCCGGAAGATTGTGAAGAAGGGACCAAGCGCCTCCTGGCTGAGCtgggtgagttggggtaccggGCGTCAAAAAGGAAGGCACAGTTGTGTCAGAAAAAAGTAGTCTACTTAGGCTACACATTAAAGGGCGGCCAAAGGTGGCTAACTGACGcacggaaaaagactgtgactcagattccggccccaacctccgctcgccag cccgcttga